The following DNA comes from Sebaldella sp. S0638.
GAAAAATGAGATATAATTGTACAATTATTGATTTGTATAACAGAGAGGTTATTGCTACTCTTAACAGCAACCATATAACTGCACGATTAGCAGTAGATACTTTAAAGATAGCCATGAAAAGAAGGGAAAATTTTAGAAATGTAATTCTTCACAGTGATCAGGGTAGCCAGTACACATCAAAAGAATTTATAGATTTTTGTTGTAAAAATAATATTAAACAAAGTATGAGCCGTGCCGGATGTCCTTATGATAATGCAGTAATTGAAAGATTCTATAATACATTTAAAAATGAGTTTTTTAATTTATATTCATTTAATGATTATGAAGTATTGGATAAGAAAACTTATGAATTTATATATATTAAATACAATTATTTAAGACCTCATTC
Coding sequences within:
- a CDS encoding IS3 family transposase, which codes for KELGIEAIINKKKPLYIKGKAHKIFGNIINRNFNVDEPNKIWCTDFTYLPMSNGKMRYNCTIIDLYNREVIATLNSNHITARLAVDTLKIAMKRRENFRNVILHSDQGSQYTSKEFIDFCCKNNIKQSMSRAGCPYDNAVIERFYNTFKNEFFNLYSFNDYEVLDKKTYEFIYIKYNYLRPHS